The following are from one region of the Simiduia agarivorans SA1 = DSM 21679 genome:
- a CDS encoding PhoH family protein, whose product MAKRSQARHKHYDDQYADKKLKKAARKARRNQSNVVELNARYNPTDTAYSTQRSNQPLKARTPAQQTYINAINNNALTFGIGPAGTGKSYCAGALAARALESGEVERIIITRPAVEAGESLGFLPGALDEKFAVYIDAFRDILNERLGSGTVDYCLRHGRIVAAPLAYMRGKTFDHRTFVILDEAQNTTIEQMKMFLTRIGEECKVVINGDIRQSDIRGKSGLADAVERLGGVNNVYIHEFERADIVRSGLVREIIDLYEPDDE is encoded by the coding sequence ATGGCGAAACGATCGCAAGCGCGACACAAGCACTATGACGACCAATACGCAGACAAAAAATTAAAGAAAGCCGCCCGCAAGGCCCGCCGTAATCAAAGCAATGTGGTGGAATTAAACGCCCGCTACAATCCGACCGATACGGCCTACAGTACCCAGCGCAGCAATCAGCCTCTGAAAGCGCGCACCCCCGCCCAACAAACGTATATCAACGCCATCAACAACAACGCCCTCACGTTTGGCATCGGCCCGGCGGGTACCGGCAAGAGCTATTGTGCCGGTGCGCTCGCCGCGCGTGCGCTGGAAAGTGGTGAGGTGGAGCGCATTATCATCACGCGCCCGGCAGTTGAGGCGGGTGAGTCGCTCGGTTTTTTACCCGGCGCACTGGATGAAAAATTCGCCGTCTATATTGATGCCTTCCGCGACATTCTGAATGAGCGTCTGGGCAGCGGCACGGTGGATTACTGCTTACGCCACGGCCGGATTGTTGCCGCACCATTGGCCTACATGCGCGGTAAAACCTTTGATCACCGCACTTTTGTGATTCTGGATGAAGCACAAAACACTACCATCGAACAGATGAAAATGTTCCTCACCCGCATCGGGGAAGAGTGCAAAGTCGTGATCAATGGCGATATCCGCCAGAGTGATATTCGCGGCAAAAGCGGGTTGGCCGACGCGGTGGAGCGGCTTGGCGGCGTGAACAATGTGTACATTCACGAGTTCGAACGCGCCGATATTGTCCGTTCCGGATTAGTGCGGGAAATTATCGACCTGTACGAGCCAGACGACGAGTAA
- a CDS encoding REP-associated tyrosine transposase: MSNYRRYWQPGGTYFFTVNANRTTRAINLIHHADLLREVVADVRSRHPFALHAWVLLPDHLHWVASLPEGVSDFSSRWRLIKANFSRALPKLEPLSSRAVKRGERGIWQHRYWEHCIRDEQDFAAHVDYVHMNPVKHGLVEHVRDWPHSSFHAWVERGRYPEDWGG, encoded by the coding sequence ATGTCCAATTACCGCCGCTATTGGCAACCAGGCGGAACCTATTTCTTTACCGTAAACGCTAACCGAACAACCCGGGCGATTAATCTTATTCATCATGCAGACCTGCTACGAGAAGTGGTTGCGGATGTGCGCTCACGCCATCCCTTTGCTCTCCATGCCTGGGTGTTGCTGCCCGACCATTTGCATTGGGTTGCCAGCCTGCCGGAAGGCGTCTCCGATTTTTCTTCCCGCTGGCGCTTAATCAAAGCGAATTTCAGCAGGGCTTTACCAAAACTTGAACCCCTGTCGTCCAGAGCAGTAAAACGCGGCGAGCGGGGTATTTGGCAACACCGCTATTGGGAACATTGCATTCGCGACGAGCAAGATTTTGCTGCCCATGTGGATTATGTGCATATGAATCCGGTGAAGCATGGTCTTGTGGAGCATGTACGTGATTGGCCCCATTCGAGTTTCCATGCGTGGGTGGAAAGGGGGCGATACCCGGAGGATTGGGGCGGGTGA
- the dnaB gene encoding replicative DNA helicase, with protein sequence MADPKPRARSFDDEDKASPSLTLPHSMEAEQAVLGGLMRDANRFDAVAELVSPDDFFRDDHRQIFTMMQRLIAAEQPIDAVTLVDELDRNGELERVGGHGYLLDLAANTPSAANVAAYARIIRERATLRALISAANEISQTSMNPAGLDSDDLLQLAERRVAAIAEDRPKEGGFIGAESLLHQAVSRIDELFRTDSDLTGISTGLQDLNERTAGWQPGELIILAARPSMGKTALALNFVEAALASTSKPALVFSMEMPSVSLIMRMLSSLGRIDAGKLRNGKLTEEDWPKLSSAVAKLKDKPLYIDDTPALSPQEVRARIKRVVRQHFGKLQQENPDTPSEELEALAQPGMVMVDYLQLMQIANYTEGRTQEISEISRSLKGIAKEFNCPVIALSQLNRGVEQRPNKRPMNSDLRESGAIEQDADVILFIYRDEYYNEDSPDKGVAELIIGKQRNGEIGTSKAAFVGKYTRFENLAPDYMAQPDYGP encoded by the coding sequence ATGGCAGATCCCAAACCCCGCGCCCGCTCATTTGACGACGAAGACAAGGCCAGTCCCTCGCTGACCCTGCCGCACTCAATGGAAGCCGAGCAAGCGGTGTTGGGTGGCCTGATGCGCGATGCCAACCGCTTTGATGCGGTGGCCGAGCTGGTGAGCCCGGACGATTTCTTCCGCGACGATCACCGCCAGATTTTCACCATGATGCAGCGATTGATCGCCGCCGAGCAGCCCATTGATGCGGTAACGCTGGTGGACGAGCTGGATCGCAACGGTGAACTGGAGCGGGTGGGCGGCCACGGTTATCTGCTGGATCTGGCGGCCAATACGCCCTCGGCCGCCAACGTAGCGGCCTATGCCCGCATCATCCGCGAGCGCGCCACGCTGCGCGCGCTGATATCCGCCGCTAACGAAATCAGCCAGACCTCCATGAATCCGGCCGGCCTGGATTCCGATGACCTGTTACAGCTGGCCGAGCGCCGGGTCGCGGCCATTGCCGAAGACCGGCCCAAAGAAGGCGGTTTTATCGGTGCTGAATCCCTGTTGCATCAGGCAGTGTCGCGCATTGATGAATTGTTCCGCACCGATTCAGACCTTACCGGGATTTCCACCGGCTTGCAGGACCTGAATGAGCGCACCGCCGGCTGGCAGCCGGGTGAACTGATCATTCTCGCCGCGCGTCCGTCCATGGGTAAAACCGCACTGGCGCTGAACTTTGTGGAAGCGGCGTTGGCCAGCACCAGCAAGCCGGCGCTGGTGTTCAGTATGGAAATGCCCTCGGTGTCGTTGATCATGCGTATGCTGTCCAGCCTCGGCCGTATCGACGCGGGCAAATTGCGTAACGGCAAACTCACCGAAGAGGACTGGCCCAAGCTCTCCAGCGCGGTGGCCAAGCTCAAAGATAAACCGCTCTACATCGACGACACGCCCGCGCTTTCGCCGCAGGAAGTGCGCGCGCGCATCAAGCGCGTGGTGCGCCAACACTTTGGCAAGCTTCAGCAGGAAAACCCGGATACCCCGAGTGAAGAACTGGAAGCGCTGGCGCAGCCGGGCATGGTGATGGTGGATTACCTGCAGCTGATGCAGATCGCCAACTACACCGAAGGCCGCACCCAGGAAATTTCCGAAATTTCCCGCTCGCTCAAAGGCATTGCCAAAGAATTCAATTGCCCGGTGATTGCGCTGTCGCAGCTCAACCGCGGTGTGGAGCAGCGCCCCAACAAACGCCCCATGAACTCCGACCTGCGGGAATCCGGTGCCATCGAGCAGGACGCCGATGTAATCCTGTTCATCTACCGCGACGAATATTACAACGAAGACAGCCCCGACAAAGGCGTGGCCGAACTGATTATCGGCAAACAGCGTAACGGTGAAATCGGCACCAGCAAGGCCGCGTTTGTGGGCAAGTACACGCGCTTCGAGAATCTGGCACCAGACTACATGGCCCAACCCGATTACGGCCCGTAG
- the panD gene encoding aspartate 1-decarboxylase — MISTLLKGKLHMAAVTQAELWYDGSCAIDQNLVELAGLREFEQIDIYNVSNGERFTTYVILAERGSGTISMNGAAARRVQKGDRVIIAAYGQFTEAEAKLHKPKLVYLNDDNTVERSTNTIPVQVA, encoded by the coding sequence ATGATTTCTACTCTGCTGAAAGGCAAACTCCACATGGCCGCGGTGACGCAGGCCGAGCTTTGGTACGACGGCTCCTGCGCCATTGATCAGAACCTGGTTGAGCTGGCGGGTTTGCGCGAGTTTGAGCAAATCGATATTTACAACGTGTCCAACGGCGAGCGTTTTACCACTTATGTAATTCTGGCCGAGCGCGGCAGTGGCACCATTTCCATGAACGGTGCGGCCGCCCGCCGGGTACAGAAAGGCGATCGCGTGATCATCGCGGCCTATGGGCAGTTCACCGAAGCGGAAGCCAAACTGCATAAGCCCAAGCTGGTGTATCTGAACGACGACAACACCGTTGAGCGTTCCACCAACACCATTCCCGTACAGGTTGCCTGA
- a CDS encoding CPBP family intramembrane glutamic endopeptidase, whose protein sequence is MFYLFAALSLGATFAALKWNKPWAALPIVLVACGLLLPIQWLDLTSYLLPFAFALGYRQLNGRWAGVCALAAIVSALVIAFGLLPKVDAIGPIATQKLSAISAEWSIKAGLNKTLIGLALLPMVDWHRIDLSRWQKQLPLLLLGPLFIAVIAWALGLAWDFKLSLFTGLFMIANLCFVVINEEIFFRGVVQRQLHRVLGESGKGAWLAVIVAGGIFGLLHFGGGSFYVILATLAGIVYGAAFWLTRSIWAGVWTHIAVNSLHFIFLQYPVPA, encoded by the coding sequence ATGTTTTACCTGTTTGCTGCGCTGTCTCTGGGCGCAACCTTCGCTGCACTCAAATGGAATAAACCCTGGGCGGCCCTGCCAATAGTGTTGGTCGCCTGCGGTCTGCTGCTACCCATCCAATGGCTGGATCTCACCAGCTACCTGCTGCCCTTCGCATTCGCCCTTGGTTACCGGCAACTCAACGGCCGCTGGGCCGGTGTGTGTGCGCTGGCGGCGATTGTAAGTGCCCTGGTAATTGCCTTTGGCCTATTGCCCAAGGTAGACGCCATAGGCCCGATAGCAACGCAGAAGCTCTCGGCTATCAGTGCCGAGTGGTCAATTAAAGCTGGACTGAATAAAACCCTGATTGGATTGGCGCTGCTGCCCATGGTGGACTGGCACCGCATTGACCTTTCGCGCTGGCAAAAACAACTGCCGTTATTACTACTTGGGCCGTTGTTCATTGCCGTGATTGCCTGGGCGCTGGGTCTGGCCTGGGATTTCAAACTGAGCCTGTTTACCGGCCTGTTTATGATTGCCAACCTGTGCTTTGTGGTCATCAACGAGGAAATTTTTTTCCGCGGCGTGGTACAGCGGCAATTGCATCGCGTGCTGGGAGAATCCGGCAAGGGTGCCTGGCTGGCGGTAATAGTGGCGGGTGGAATTTTTGGCTTACTGCATTTTGGCGGCGGCAGCTTCTATGTAATCCTGGCCACGCTGGCAGGCATTGTGTATGGCGCGGCCTTCTGGTTAACCCGCAGCATCTGGGCCGGCGTATGGACGCATATTGCGGTGAACAGCCTGCACTTTATTTTTCTGCAATATCCGGTGCCAGCCTGA
- a CDS encoding c-type cytochrome has product MKLRLIATALLIVGCAQTVPVFVEKQPDTGTAPPDAMSNDPLAQHGQYLVTLLGCGSCHTDGALTGQANSKLLLAGSRTGIAISNPLKVEHPGMVFPPNLTPDKTTGLGHWSETDIVLMLKAGEDRHGIRQSPVMPWSAYAQMSDDDARAIARYLKRLAPVSHKVPTNVRPGQASDLPHVYFGVYQKP; this is encoded by the coding sequence ATGAAACTGCGCCTGATTGCCACGGCATTGCTCATTGTTGGTTGCGCTCAAACGGTACCGGTATTTGTGGAGAAGCAGCCGGATACCGGCACTGCGCCACCAGACGCCATGAGCAATGATCCACTTGCCCAGCATGGCCAATATCTGGTGACACTGCTGGGTTGCGGAAGCTGCCATACCGACGGCGCCCTCACCGGCCAGGCCAACAGCAAGTTATTGCTGGCCGGTTCCCGTACCGGCATCGCCATTTCCAATCCGTTAAAAGTCGAACACCCCGGCATGGTGTTCCCCCCCAACCTCACACCCGACAAAACCACCGGGCTCGGCCACTGGAGCGAAACCGACATTGTGCTGATGCTGAAAGCCGGTGAAGACCGGCATGGCATCCGGCAATCGCCGGTGATGCCCTGGAGTGCCTACGCCCAGATGTCCGATGACGATGCCCGCGCCATCGCCCGTTATCTGAAACGTCTGGCACCGGTGTCGCACAAGGTCCCCACCAATGTGCGACCCGGCCAGGCAAGCGATTTGCCGCACGTGTATTTCGGCGTTTACCAAAAGCCATAA
- the panC gene encoding pantoate--beta-alanine ligase: protein MQIFHHIQSLRDSLAAERRAGKRIGFVPTMGNLHAGHIALIKQAQTTNDIVVCSIFVNGLQFGLNEDWDKYPRTFREDCDKLKAAGCNYLFHPDDAEMYPNGLDTQTRVICPTMTDVLCGASRPGHFEGVTTVVSKLFNIVQPDEAVFGIKDYQQLAVIRRMTEDLCMPIQITAAPIHREDDGLAMSSRNSYLKPDERSRVTQLYQCLTTTAEKIRQGARDFDALESEAKAAITAAGFRPDYFSICNSKTLAPAAHDDKRITILGAMFTAGARLIDNISIELP from the coding sequence ATGCAGATATTCCACCATATTCAGTCCTTGCGGGATTCCCTGGCGGCCGAGCGTCGTGCCGGCAAGCGCATTGGCTTTGTGCCCACCATGGGCAATTTGCACGCGGGTCATATTGCGTTGATCAAGCAGGCGCAAACCACCAACGACATCGTCGTGTGCTCCATTTTTGTTAACGGGCTGCAGTTCGGCCTGAACGAAGACTGGGACAAATACCCGCGCACCTTCCGCGAAGATTGCGACAAGCTCAAAGCGGCCGGTTGCAATTACCTGTTCCACCCGGACGATGCGGAAATGTACCCCAACGGCCTGGACACCCAGACCCGGGTGATCTGCCCCACCATGACCGACGTGCTCTGTGGCGCATCGCGGCCCGGCCACTTTGAGGGCGTGACCACGGTGGTGAGCAAGCTGTTCAATATTGTGCAGCCCGACGAAGCGGTGTTTGGCATCAAGGATTATCAGCAGCTGGCCGTGATCCGCCGCATGACGGAAGATTTGTGCATGCCGATCCAGATTACCGCCGCGCCGATCCACCGGGAAGACGATGGCCTGGCCATGAGTTCGCGCAATTCTTATCTGAAACCGGACGAGCGCTCACGGGTAACCCAGTTGTATCAGTGTCTTACCACAACGGCAGAGAAAATCCGCCAGGGTGCGCGGGATTTTGATGCGCTGGAATCCGAGGCCAAGGCGGCGATTACGGCAGCAGGCTTCCGGCCGGATTACTTTTCCATCTGCAACAGCAAAACGCTGGCGCCGGCGGCGCACGATGACAAGCGCATTACCATTCTGGGTGCCATGTTCACCGCGGGTGCGCGTCTGATTGACAATATCTCGATTGAATTACCCTGA
- a CDS encoding hybrid sensor histidine kinase/response regulator, translating to MSQDLTELYNQLKASEERYRELVENANSIILRWNQEGIITFFNEYAQKFFGFSAEEIIGQHVVGTIVPEDESTGRDLRPLMEDICRHPENYALNVNENIKKNGERCWISWTNKVLLDDRGKPVGALSIGSDITKQRQLEIELQQAQKMQAIGQLAGGISHDFNNLIHAIIGYAEIIDEISQQTEVTEQARLIVNTATSAANLTHQLMTFARKGNVQLKHCNLLGLVEDTVTILRHTFPRNIRLIHQTRTEHAWFQGDATQIKNALLNLALNARDAMPDGGVFRMDVDEITTEAESSIGEFRMPAGRYLRLRIEDTGQGMTEEVTQHIFEPFFTTKEMTRGAGLGMGLATTYGTMHLHKGAISCISAPGKGTLFELLLPACSAPDSIKPVPPEHKCAPVSMLVVDDEDMVLMYSRQLFSLHGHQVATSNHPLKALEYFREHWRSLDLVILDMLMPDMDGHALFLEMKKIHPEVKAIIASGYSNNQRVSAALDSGIRGYVQKPFTYEVLEAELAKLQNG from the coding sequence ATGAGTCAGGATCTCACTGAACTCTACAACCAACTCAAAGCCAGTGAAGAGCGCTACCGGGAGCTGGTAGAAAACGCCAACTCCATTATCTTGCGTTGGAACCAGGAAGGTATCATCACGTTTTTCAATGAATATGCGCAGAAGTTCTTTGGCTTCAGCGCAGAGGAAATCATTGGCCAACACGTGGTGGGCACCATTGTGCCCGAAGACGAGAGCACCGGTCGCGATTTGCGGCCACTGATGGAAGACATCTGTCGCCATCCCGAAAACTACGCGCTCAACGTCAATGAAAACATCAAGAAAAACGGCGAGCGATGCTGGATCAGCTGGACCAACAAAGTCCTGCTGGACGATCGCGGCAAGCCCGTGGGTGCGCTCAGTATCGGCAGCGATATTACCAAGCAACGGCAACTGGAAATTGAACTGCAACAAGCCCAGAAAATGCAGGCCATTGGCCAGCTCGCCGGCGGCATTTCACACGATTTCAACAACCTCATCCACGCCATTATCGGCTATGCCGAAATCATTGATGAAATCAGCCAGCAGACCGAAGTCACCGAACAGGCGCGGCTGATTGTAAACACCGCTACCTCTGCCGCAAATCTGACCCATCAGCTTATGACCTTTGCCCGCAAGGGCAACGTGCAACTCAAGCACTGCAACCTGCTTGGCCTGGTGGAAGATACGGTCACGATTCTGCGTCATACCTTTCCGCGCAACATCCGCCTGATACACCAGACCCGCACCGAACACGCCTGGTTTCAGGGTGATGCCACGCAGATTAAAAACGCGTTACTGAACCTGGCATTGAACGCCCGCGACGCCATGCCCGATGGTGGCGTTTTCAGAATGGACGTGGACGAAATCACCACTGAGGCTGAGTCCAGCATTGGTGAATTCCGCATGCCGGCCGGACGTTATTTGCGCCTGCGCATTGAGGATACTGGCCAGGGTATGACCGAAGAGGTTACCCAACATATTTTCGAGCCGTTTTTTACCACCAAAGAGATGACCCGCGGCGCTGGCCTCGGCATGGGGTTGGCCACCACCTATGGCACCATGCACCTGCACAAAGGCGCCATCTCCTGCATCAGCGCGCCCGGCAAAGGCACCTTATTTGAGCTGTTGTTGCCCGCCTGCTCCGCACCCGATTCCATCAAACCCGTTCCACCAGAGCACAAATGCGCACCGGTATCCATGCTGGTGGTGGATGACGAGGACATGGTGCTGATGTATTCCCGCCAGCTGTTCAGCCTGCATGGCCATCAGGTGGCAACCAGCAATCACCCGCTCAAGGCGCTGGAATATTTCCGAGAACACTGGCGCTCACTCGACCTGGTGATTCTGGATATGCTCATGCCCGACATGGACGGTCACGCCCTGTTTCTGGAAATGAAAAAGATTCACCCGGAGGTGAAGGCGATTATTGCCTCCGGCTACAGTAACAATCAGCGTGTCAGCGCCGCGCTCGATTCCGGCATCCGCGGCTATGTGCAAAAGCCGTTTACCTATGAGGTGCTCGAGGCGGAGCTGGCCAAACTCCAGAATGGTTGA
- a CDS encoding DUF1304 domain-containing protein produces the protein MLIIKEESMNLLAVILVLIVALLHIGFLLLEMVWWDKPLGRKVFRMSEEQAAATKVLAMNQGLYNGFLAAGLLVGSLLGNDVLVTFSLVCVIVAGVFGAMTVSSRILWIQAAPAVAALVACWIALRLIHPTI, from the coding sequence GTGCTGATCATCAAGGAAGAATCAATGAACCTTCTCGCCGTTATTCTCGTTCTGATTGTTGCCCTTTTGCATATCGGTTTTCTGCTGCTGGAAATGGTTTGGTGGGATAAGCCGCTGGGGCGCAAGGTGTTCCGGATGTCGGAGGAGCAGGCAGCCGCCACCAAGGTGCTGGCGATGAATCAGGGTTTGTATAACGGCTTTCTGGCGGCGGGATTGTTGGTGGGGTCGTTGCTTGGCAATGATGTGTTGGTCACATTTTCGTTAGTGTGTGTAATAGTGGCCGGAGTCTTTGGAGCAATGACCGTGTCTTCTCGTATTCTGTGGATTCAGGCGGCGCCGGCGGTAGCGGCTTTGGTGGCGTGCTGGATTGCGCTACGCTTAATCCACCCTACAATATAA
- a CDS encoding TonB-dependent receptor — protein sequence MSAKQHNRAWGWRQSALAVAIAALSTTPALGAETSGGSLKGRVTNSSGVGLANAEITVKHKDKGITRQVTTNESGDYLLRNLPVGEYDLMLDKSGFGEVSVSNVLIRVGQASVYDGQLLADHETMETIEVFGALQRMVDTGTSTAGLVITQEQLDAMPVGNGFEAMAVLAPGVSSSSKFGASSFGGSSSAENLYYLNGLNVSTIKTGIGSIRLPWEAIQQTEIKTGGINPEFGGALGGVVNAVSKSGSNEFNVGASYRLDPNAFKQNHDSVFDDAGDYHINTEQDSLTFQEANIWASGPLIEDKAFFYALYNPRNTKDTWAYGSSYTERERKEDRWFVTVDYQITDNHRIDVTGINYERNGERDGFAYDPASDRVGDFVSTTKERDGGQVYGFHYNGQLTDRFAVDVVLGQTREKVYNTAQNALPGVWDCRTGNCIAYSNHTDSSIVEEDYTRNQYKVDLRYDFDDHALQVGMDQTELNVDYLSTQNGAPGANGWWEVRVASANDVSGLPQGEEYIRQRIRDRGTDSTVTARAFYVQDSWQVSSDLVLNLGARYEQFENTVTGGEAYVDTAGLSPRLQAVWDVFGDGDTKAFASFGRYYQPVSANMNITQGSYSRETMDYYALAGVDADGRPLLSADGSPERGAKVRDTYVRQAGIVEPALIASGSLKGMYADEFTLGFERVVLDGMVVGVRGVYRDLKRSVEDTDIGPVLEKYFADNGITDNVGQGSYYVLNNPGEAISISYDFDGDGVVDNIHLSEADLALPKPSRTYTALETTFRGNLTDKLYLDVSYVLSKSHGNTEGLVRTDNGQADPGWTTSYDYADLMDHGKGDLPNDRRHVFKLNGYYDLTENWVAGFVATVASGAPKNYFSVHPDGVDSCSAGSPWEACASQWYDEASFYDENGNPAPRGSAGRLDWTTRVDLSLAYNVDLSMGRVNVKGTVYNLFNADTATAIVEQRSIETQNGRVRNPNYGLADERLTARFVTLEARYEF from the coding sequence ATGTCTGCCAAGCAGCACAATCGGGCTTGGGGATGGCGTCAATCGGCTTTGGCCGTCGCCATTGCCGCGCTGAGTACCACGCCTGCCCTGGGAGCGGAAACCAGTGGTGGTTCGCTCAAGGGGCGTGTCACTAACTCCAGTGGCGTGGGCCTTGCCAACGCCGAGATCACCGTTAAACACAAAGACAAGGGCATTACCCGCCAGGTCACCACCAATGAAAGTGGCGACTACCTGCTGCGCAATCTGCCGGTGGGCGAGTACGACCTGATGCTGGATAAATCCGGCTTTGGTGAAGTGAGCGTGTCCAACGTGCTGATCCGGGTAGGGCAGGCGAGTGTCTACGATGGCCAGTTGCTGGCCGACCACGAAACCATGGAGACCATCGAGGTGTTCGGTGCCCTGCAGCGCATGGTGGACACCGGCACTTCCACGGCGGGCCTGGTGATTACGCAGGAACAACTGGACGCCATGCCAGTGGGCAACGGCTTTGAGGCCATGGCGGTGCTGGCGCCGGGTGTGTCATCCAGCAGTAAATTTGGTGCGTCCAGTTTTGGTGGTTCCTCCTCAGCAGAGAATCTTTACTACCTCAACGGTCTGAATGTAAGCACCATCAAAACCGGCATTGGTTCGATCCGCCTGCCATGGGAAGCCATTCAGCAAACCGAAATCAAAACCGGTGGCATCAATCCCGAGTTTGGTGGTGCACTCGGCGGTGTGGTGAACGCGGTGTCAAAATCGGGTTCAAACGAATTCAACGTGGGTGCGAGCTACCGGCTGGACCCGAACGCGTTCAAGCAAAACCACGACTCAGTGTTTGACGATGCCGGTGATTACCACATCAATACCGAGCAGGACTCACTCACTTTCCAGGAGGCCAATATCTGGGCGTCTGGCCCGTTGATTGAGGACAAGGCGTTTTTCTATGCCTTGTACAATCCGCGCAATACCAAAGACACCTGGGCCTACGGCTCCAGCTATACCGAGCGCGAGCGCAAGGAAGACCGCTGGTTTGTAACGGTGGACTATCAGATCACCGACAACCACCGCATCGATGTCACCGGTATCAACTACGAGCGCAATGGTGAGCGCGACGGTTTTGCCTACGACCCGGCTTCTGATCGCGTGGGTGACTTTGTGTCCACCACCAAAGAGCGCGATGGCGGCCAGGTGTATGGCTTCCACTACAACGGTCAGTTAACCGATCGTTTTGCGGTGGATGTAGTACTGGGGCAGACCCGCGAAAAAGTCTACAACACGGCACAAAATGCCTTGCCGGGCGTGTGGGATTGCCGTACCGGCAATTGCATCGCTTACAGCAATCACACCGATTCCTCCATTGTGGAAGAAGACTACACCCGCAACCAATACAAAGTGGATTTGCGTTACGACTTTGACGATCACGCCTTGCAGGTGGGCATGGATCAGACCGAGCTGAACGTGGACTACTTGTCCACGCAGAACGGTGCACCCGGTGCCAATGGCTGGTGGGAAGTGCGCGTGGCGTCGGCAAACGATGTGTCTGGACTCCCGCAAGGCGAAGAGTATATCCGCCAGCGCATTCGCGATCGCGGTACCGATTCCACCGTTACCGCGCGGGCTTTTTATGTACAGGATTCCTGGCAGGTCAGTTCGGACCTGGTGTTGAATCTGGGTGCGCGCTACGAGCAATTTGAAAACACCGTCACCGGTGGTGAGGCCTACGTGGATACCGCGGGTCTGTCGCCGCGCCTGCAGGCCGTGTGGGATGTATTTGGCGACGGTGACACCAAAGCCTTCGCGTCGTTTGGCCGCTACTATCAGCCGGTCTCTGCCAACATGAATATCACCCAAGGCTCCTATTCGCGCGAAACCATGGATTACTACGCGCTCGCCGGTGTGGATGCCGATGGTCGCCCCTTGTTGAGCGCAGACGGTTCGCCCGAACGCGGTGCCAAAGTGCGCGACACCTACGTGCGTCAGGCCGGTATTGTTGAACCGGCACTCATTGCCAGCGGCAGCCTGAAAGGCATGTATGCCGATGAATTCACGCTCGGGTTTGAACGCGTGGTGCTGGATGGCATGGTGGTGGGCGTGCGCGGTGTTTATCGCGATCTGAAACGTTCGGTGGAAGACACCGATATCGGCCCGGTGCTGGAAAAGTATTTTGCCGACAACGGCATCACCGACAACGTGGGTCAGGGTTCTTACTATGTACTGAACAACCCGGGTGAAGCAATCTCCATCAGCTACGATTTTGACGGCGATGGCGTAGTGGATAATATTCACCTGAGTGAAGCGGATCTGGCGCTGCCAAAACCGTCGCGCACCTACACCGCACTGGAAACCACTTTCCGCGGCAATCTCACCGACAAACTGTATCTGGACGTCAGTTATGTATTGTCAAAAAGCCACGGCAATACCGAAGGCCTGGTGCGCACCGACAACGGGCAGGCTGACCCGGGTTGGACCACCAGCTACGACTACGCCGATCTCATGGACCACGGCAAAGGTGATTTGCCCAATGATCGCCGCCACGTCTTCAAACTCAACGGCTACTATGACCTGACTGAAAACTGGGTGGCCGGTTTTGTGGCAACCGTGGCGTCGGGTGCACCAAAAAATTACTTTTCCGTGCACCCGGATGGCGTAGACAGTTGCAGCGCTGGCAGCCCCTGGGAGGCCTGTGCATCCCAGTGGTATGACGAAGCATCCTTTTACGATGAAAACGGCAACCCGGCACCGCGCGGCTCGGCGGGACGACTGGATTGGACCACGCGAGTAGACCTGTCGCTGGCCTACAATGTGGATCTGTCCATGGGCCGCGTTAACGTGAAAGGAACAGTCTATAACCTGTTTAATGCCGATACCGCCACCGCAATTGTGGAGCAGCGTTCTATCGAAACGCAAAACGGTCGCGTGCGCAATCCAAATTATGGTTTGGCGGACGAGCGTTTAACCGCGCGGTTTGTCACATTGGAAGCGCGTTACGAGTTTTAA